A part of Roseitalea porphyridii genomic DNA contains:
- a CDS encoding ATP-binding cassette domain-containing protein encodes MPDTHTEQAAGLRLDGIAISLDGRTLVEADHTIGPGEVLTVMGPSGSGKSTLLAFIGGFLDPAFAACGRVICEGVDITDAPPQERHAGLLFQDPLLFPHMSVGGNLVFAVPQTVRGRAARRAVAEAALGDVELEGFFDRDPDTLSGGQKARVALARVLVSEPRFMLLDEPFSKLDAGLRDQVRRLVFERAGVRRLPVLLVTHDEADAKAAGGALIEVEPAPGPGNGS; translated from the coding sequence ATGCCCGATACGCACACCGAGCAAGCCGCCGGCCTCAGGCTCGACGGGATCGCCATTTCGCTCGATGGCCGCACGCTGGTAGAGGCCGATCACACGATCGGGCCCGGCGAGGTGCTCACCGTTATGGGGCCCTCGGGATCGGGCAAGTCGACGCTTCTGGCTTTCATCGGCGGCTTTCTCGATCCCGCTTTTGCTGCGTGCGGCCGCGTCATCTGCGAGGGCGTCGACATCACCGACGCGCCGCCGCAGGAGCGCCATGCCGGCCTCCTGTTCCAGGATCCGCTCCTGTTCCCGCACATGTCGGTCGGCGGCAATCTGGTGTTCGCGGTGCCGCAGACAGTCAGGGGTCGCGCCGCGCGCCGCGCCGTGGCCGAGGCCGCGCTCGGCGACGTGGAGCTCGAAGGGTTCTTCGACCGCGATCCGGACACGCTGTCGGGCGGCCAGAAGGCGCGCGTGGCGCTGGCCCGCGTGCTGGTGTCCGAGCCCCGCTTCATGCTGCTGGACGAGCCCTTCTCCAAGCTCGACGCGGGCCTGCGCGATCAGGTGCGCCGGCTGGTGTTCGAGCGGGCAGGCGTCCGCCGCCTGCCGGTGCTGCTGGTCACCCATGACGAGGCGGACGCCAAGGCGGCCGGCGGCGCGCTGATCGAGGTCGAACCCGCGCCGGGCCCCGGCAACGGCTCATGA
- the hrpB gene encoding ATP-dependent helicase HrpB yields MIDAASTGLPVAEVLGALTGALEGGPNAVLVAPPGAGKTTLVPLVLLDAPWVEGRRIVMLEPRRLAARAAARRMAAMLGETVGETVGYRMRLDSRVGPATRIEVVTEGVFARMILVDPELTGIAAVIFDEFHERSLDADFSLALALDVQSALRDDLRLVVMSATLDGGRVAALMDKAPLVESAGRSHPVDIRHAPRRPDQRIEDAVAEAIRAALRDEQGSILAFLPGQAEIRRTAERLEGALPASAYLAPLFGAMDIRDQDAAILPPEPGRRKIVLATAIAESSVTIDGVRVVVDSGLARQPAFEPGMAITRLQTVRVSRASADQRAGRAGRTQPGVAIRLWHEGQTAALEPFDPPEIARTDLSRLLLDCLAWGVSDPRTLRFLDAPPEPALNEARAGLAALGAIDGQGGRLTAKGERLRAIPLPVPLAAMVAEAGTVADAERRARLAVLITERGLGGTSTDLDRRLAAFDADRSPRGRQSRQLAERIAGQLDLPGGKTEDNATAGNMLLDAFPDRVARARPGRPGHFVMAGGRGVVADEADPLAGAPFIVAADVSGAAAGARLLAGAAIAEAQIEDRLGDRIETRTEMRFDARTGRLAARRVRTLGAITLSSAPRPVEPGPEAEAALLEGVRGHGLGSLPWDKATESLRARLSFLHARLGDPWPDVGDEALMQALDAWLAPFLPGRTGLDDVPLRDALMLRAGPERQAELDRLAPSHLTVPTGSRLALTYPPGGAAPELAVRVQELFGLTEHPAVLGGAVPVLIELLSPAHRPIQRTADLPAFWAGSWSEVRAEMRGRYPKHVWPDDPASAAPTRRAKPR; encoded by the coding sequence ATGATCGACGCCGCTTCAACCGGCCTGCCCGTCGCCGAGGTGCTCGGCGCGCTGACCGGCGCGCTCGAAGGGGGCCCGAACGCGGTGCTGGTCGCGCCGCCCGGCGCCGGCAAGACGACGCTCGTCCCGCTGGTGCTGCTTGATGCACCCTGGGTCGAGGGCCGGCGGATCGTCATGCTCGAACCGCGCCGGCTCGCCGCACGCGCCGCCGCCCGGCGCATGGCCGCCATGCTCGGCGAGACCGTCGGCGAGACGGTCGGCTACCGGATGCGGCTCGACAGCAGGGTCGGCCCGGCCACGCGCATCGAAGTGGTCACCGAGGGCGTGTTCGCGCGCATGATCCTCGTCGATCCCGAACTGACCGGCATCGCCGCGGTGATCTTCGACGAGTTCCACGAACGCTCGCTCGATGCCGACTTTTCGCTGGCGCTGGCGCTCGACGTGCAGTCTGCGCTGCGCGACGATCTGCGGCTTGTGGTCATGTCGGCAACGCTCGACGGCGGCCGCGTCGCCGCGCTGATGGACAAGGCGCCGCTCGTCGAAAGCGCCGGCCGGTCCCATCCCGTCGACATCCGTCATGCCCCGCGCCGGCCCGACCAGCGGATCGAGGATGCCGTGGCCGAGGCGATCCGCGCCGCGCTGCGCGACGAACAGGGCAGCATCCTCGCCTTCCTGCCCGGACAGGCCGAAATCCGCCGTACCGCCGAGCGGCTCGAGGGCGCGCTGCCGGCCAGCGCCTATCTGGCGCCGCTGTTCGGCGCCATGGACATAAGGGACCAGGATGCGGCGATCCTGCCGCCCGAGCCCGGCCGCCGGAAGATCGTGCTGGCGACCGCGATCGCCGAAAGCTCGGTCACCATCGACGGGGTGCGCGTGGTCGTCGATTCCGGCCTTGCGCGCCAGCCCGCCTTCGAACCCGGCATGGCGATCACCCGGCTTCAGACGGTCCGGGTCAGCCGCGCCTCGGCCGATCAGCGCGCCGGCCGCGCCGGGCGCACGCAGCCGGGCGTCGCGATCCGCCTGTGGCACGAGGGGCAGACTGCAGCGCTCGAACCGTTCGATCCGCCCGAGATCGCCCGCACGGACCTGTCACGCCTTCTGCTCGATTGCCTGGCATGGGGCGTTTCCGACCCGCGCACGCTGCGCTTTCTCGACGCGCCGCCCGAGCCGGCGCTGAACGAGGCGCGCGCGGGGCTCGCCGCGCTCGGCGCCATCGACGGGCAGGGCGGCCGTCTCACCGCAAAGGGCGAGCGCCTGCGCGCCATTCCATTGCCGGTGCCGCTTGCCGCCATGGTCGCCGAAGCGGGCACGGTCGCCGATGCCGAACGCCGCGCCCGGCTCGCCGTGCTGATCACCGAGCGCGGTCTTGGCGGGACATCGACCGATCTCGATCGACGCCTTGCGGCATTTGACGCCGACCGGTCGCCGCGCGGCAGGCAAAGCCGCCAACTGGCCGAGCGGATCGCCGGACAGCTCGACCTGCCGGGCGGCAAGACCGAGGACAACGCGACGGCCGGCAACATGCTGCTCGATGCCTTTCCGGACCGCGTGGCGCGGGCGCGGCCGGGTCGGCCGGGCCATTTTGTCATGGCCGGCGGGCGCGGCGTCGTCGCCGACGAGGCCGATCCGCTGGCGGGCGCGCCCTTCATCGTCGCCGCCGATGTGTCCGGCGCGGCCGCGGGCGCACGCCTTCTGGCCGGCGCGGCGATCGCCGAAGCCCAGATCGAGGATCGTCTCGGCGACCGGATCGAAACGCGAACCGAGATGCGCTTCGACGCGCGCACCGGTCGTCTCGCCGCGCGCCGGGTGCGGACCCTTGGGGCGATCACCCTGTCTTCGGCGCCGCGCCCGGTCGAACCCGGCCCGGAAGCGGAAGCGGCCCTGCTCGAAGGCGTGCGCGGGCATGGCCTCGGCAGCCTTCCATGGGACAAGGCGACCGAGAGCCTGCGTGCGCGGCTTTCCTTCCTGCATGCGCGGCTCGGCGATCCGTGGCCCGATGTCGGCGACGAAGCGTTGATGCAAGCGCTCGATGCGTGGCTCGCTCCGTTTCTGCCCGGTCGCACCGGACTGGACGATGTGCCGCTGCGCGACGCGCTGATGCTGCGCGCCGGACCCGAGCGGCAAGCCGAACTGGACCGGCTGGCGCCGTCGCACCTGACCGTGCCCACGGGGTCGCGCCTTGCGCTGACCTATCCACCGGGCGGCGCGGCGCCCGAACTGGCCGTGCGCGTGCAGGAACTGTTCGGCCTGACCGAGCATCCTGCCGTGCTCGGCGGCGCTGTGCCGGTCCTGATAGAGCTGCTCTCGCCGGCGCACCGGCCGATCCAGCGCACCGCCGACCTGCCCGCCTTCTGGGCCGGATCGTGGTCCGAGGTGCGGGCCGAGATGCGCGGCCGCTATCCCAAGCATGTCTGGCCCGACGATCCCGCCAGCGCCGCGCCGACGCGTCGCGCCAAGCCGCGATGA
- a CDS encoding ActR/PrrA/RegA family redox response regulator transcription factor, with protein MALQETLADPVAVEPGPDATLLLVDDDVPFLRRLGRAMETRGFTVEMAESVADGLAKVDAEPPAYAVVDMRLDDGNGLEVIKALHARRPDARAIVLTGYGNIATAVNAVKLGAIDYLAKPADADDVYNALTVSPDQTPPPPENPMSADRVRWEHIQRVYEMCDRNVSETARRLNMHRRTLQRILAKRAPR; from the coding sequence ATGGCACTTCAGGAAACTCTCGCCGATCCGGTGGCCGTCGAGCCCGGGCCGGACGCAACGCTTCTTCTGGTCGATGACGACGTGCCGTTCCTGCGGCGTCTCGGCCGGGCCATGGAAACCCGCGGGTTCACCGTCGAAATGGCCGAATCGGTCGCCGACGGGCTCGCCAAGGTCGATGCCGAACCGCCGGCCTACGCGGTGGTCGACATGCGGCTCGACGACGGCAACGGGCTCGAGGTCATCAAGGCGCTGCACGCGCGGCGCCCGGACGCCCGCGCGATCGTTCTGACCGGCTACGGCAACATCGCCACCGCCGTGAACGCGGTGAAGCTGGGCGCGATCGACTATCTGGCCAAGCCGGCCGATGCCGACGACGTCTACAACGCGCTGACCGTGTCGCCCGACCAGACGCCGCCGCCGCCGGAAAACCCGATGTCGGCCGATCGCGTGCGCTGGGAACACATTCAGCGCGTCTACGAGATGTGCGACCGCAACGTCTCCGAGACGGCGCGCCGGCTGAACATGCACCGGCGCACGCTGCAGCGCATCCTCGCCAAGCGCGCCCCGCGCTGA
- a CDS encoding ABC transporter substrate-binding protein, whose product MPAATALAEPDPSDWQGVLDAARGQTVYFNAWGGSTQINAYIEWVAATVGERFGVELEHVKLEDTANAVATVVAEKAAGRETGGSIDLIWINGENFASMKQQDLLFAPDWTTKLPNWAYVDHETKPTITVDFTLPTDGLESPWGMAKLVFFYDSARTDAADLPDSASGLLAWASANPGRFSYPQPPDFIGSSFLKQVLIETVDDPSVLQEPVDEASFETVTAPLFAYLDDLHPHLWRGARTFPKDYPSMSQLLADGELDITFAFNPAEASNAIANQLLPDTVRSFTFSGGTLANTHFVAIPYNANAKAGALVVADFLISPEAQARKQDPNVWGDPTVLAMDKLSEDDRARFEALDLGVATLRPDELGPALEEPHPSWMTRIEQKWTARYAVGN is encoded by the coding sequence ATGCCCGCCGCGACGGCCCTGGCCGAACCGGATCCGTCCGACTGGCAGGGCGTGCTCGACGCGGCGCGCGGTCAGACGGTCTACTTCAACGCCTGGGGCGGCTCGACGCAGATCAACGCCTATATCGAATGGGTCGCCGCGACGGTCGGGGAGCGCTTCGGCGTCGAACTCGAGCACGTCAAGCTCGAGGACACGGCCAACGCGGTCGCCACGGTCGTCGCCGAAAAGGCTGCCGGCCGGGAGACGGGCGGCTCGATCGATCTGATCTGGATCAACGGCGAGAATTTCGCCTCGATGAAGCAGCAGGACCTGCTTTTTGCGCCCGACTGGACGACGAAGCTGCCCAACTGGGCCTATGTCGATCACGAGACCAAGCCCACCATCACCGTCGATTTCACCCTGCCGACCGACGGGCTCGAATCGCCCTGGGGCATGGCCAAGCTGGTCTTCTTCTACGACAGCGCGCGCACCGACGCCGCTGATCTGCCGGACAGCGCGTCCGGGCTTCTTGCGTGGGCCAGCGCCAATCCGGGCCGGTTCTCCTATCCGCAGCCGCCGGACTTCATCGGTTCGAGCTTTCTCAAGCAGGTTCTGATCGAGACGGTCGACGATCCCTCCGTGCTGCAGGAGCCGGTCGACGAGGCGAGCTTCGAAACGGTCACCGCGCCCCTTTTTGCCTATCTCGACGACCTGCACCCGCATCTGTGGCGCGGGGCGCGCACCTTCCCGAAGGACTATCCGTCGATGAGCCAGCTTCTGGCCGACGGTGAACTCGACATCACGTTCGCCTTCAACCCGGCCGAAGCCTCGAACGCGATCGCCAACCAGCTTCTGCCGGACACGGTCCGCTCCTTCACATTCTCGGGCGGCACGCTCGCCAACACGCACTTCGTCGCCATCCCCTACAACGCCAACGCCAAGGCCGGCGCGCTGGTCGTCGCCGACTTCCTGATCTCGCCCGAGGCCCAGGCGCGCAAGCAGGACCCGAACGTGTGGGGCGATCCGACCGTGCTCGCCATGGACAAGTTGTCCGAGGACGACCGGGCGCGGTTCGAGGCGCTTGATCTCGGCGTCGCCACGCTCAGGCCCGACGAACTCGGCCCGGCGCTCGAAGAGCCGCATCCGAGCTGGATGACCCGGATCGAGCAGAAATGGACCGCCCGCTACGCGGTCGGCAATTGA
- a CDS encoding ActS/PrrB/RegB family redox-sensitive histidine kinase — protein MDQQVTRPTVGVGERFARRRLRMSTLTNTRWIAVFGQSVAVAVVSGWLGFAFPIVACFVLIAASALLNLILTWNFPANRRLDPLAVFAVLAFDIAQLAALLFLTGGLENPFSVLLIVPVIISAATLPALYTAALGVVVVVAATVLVFTHLPLPWHPDIPFDIPFVFVAGMWAAVLSSVAFTAFYVHRVADEARSLADALAATELVLQREQHLSALDGLAAAAAHELGTPLATISLVSKEMDRATTEADPLKEDVRLLRAQADRCREILSRLSTLNTSSEEMISRMSLREMVEEVADPHRAFGVEITTRHSDDGSPEPVLRRNDGIMHGLGNLVENAVDFAREQVTIDLDWSSEHVRIAIVDDGPGFPTDQLEKLGEPDLGASRSIIRSRKGGPGLGLGIFIAKTLLERSGATLHFRNAGRPDAGAAITVRWPRSSIEAKAA, from the coding sequence ATGGATCAGCAGGTCACACGACCGACGGTCGGCGTCGGCGAGCGCTTCGCGCGCCGTCGCCTGCGCATGTCGACATTGACGAACACGCGCTGGATTGCCGTGTTCGGCCAGAGCGTCGCCGTCGCGGTCGTCTCCGGCTGGCTGGGCTTTGCCTTCCCGATCGTCGCCTGTTTCGTGCTGATCGCCGCCTCGGCCCTGCTCAACCTGATCCTGACCTGGAATTTTCCGGCCAACCGCCGGCTCGATCCGCTCGCGGTGTTCGCCGTGCTCGCTTTCGACATCGCCCAGCTCGCCGCGTTGCTGTTCCTGACCGGCGGTCTCGAGAACCCGTTCTCGGTCCTTCTGATCGTGCCGGTGATCATTTCGGCCGCAACGCTCCCCGCGCTCTACACCGCCGCGCTCGGCGTCGTGGTCGTCGTGGCCGCGACCGTTCTCGTCTTCACCCATCTGCCGCTGCCCTGGCACCCGGATATCCCGTTCGACATCCCGTTCGTGTTCGTTGCAGGCATGTGGGCGGCGGTCCTGTCATCGGTGGCGTTCACCGCCTTTTACGTGCACCGCGTCGCCGACGAGGCGCGCAGCCTCGCCGATGCGCTCGCGGCGACCGAACTGGTGCTGCAGCGCGAACAGCACCTGTCGGCGCTCGACGGGCTTGCCGCCGCTGCCGCCCATGAATTGGGCACTCCGCTCGCCACGATCTCGCTGGTCTCAAAGGAGATGGATCGCGCCACCACCGAGGCCGATCCCCTCAAGGAAGACGTGCGGCTGCTGCGGGCCCAGGCCGACCGGTGCCGGGAGATCCTGTCGCGCCTGTCAACGCTCAACACCAGCAGCGAGGAGATGATCTCGCGCATGTCGCTGCGGGAGATGGTCGAGGAGGTGGCCGACCCGCATCGCGCGTTCGGCGTGGAGATCACGACACGCCACAGCGATGACGGTTCGCCCGAACCGGTGCTGCGCCGCAACGACGGCATCATGCACGGGCTCGGCAACCTGGTCGAGAACGCCGTCGACTTCGCGCGCGAGCAGGTGACGATCGATCTGGACTGGTCGAGCGAGCATGTGCGCATCGCCATCGTCGATGACGGCCCGGGCTTTCCGACCGATCAGCTCGAAAAGCTCGGCGAGCCGGACCTTGGCGCGTCCCGCTCGATCATACGCAGCCGCAAGGGCGGGCCGGGCCTGGGTCTGGGGATATTCATCGCCAAGACGCTGCTCGAGCGCAGCGGCGCGACCCTGCATTTCCGAAACGCCGGACGGCCCGATGCCGGCGCGGCCATCACCGTGCGCTGGCCGCGCTCATCCATCGAGGCCAAAGCGGCGTAG
- a CDS encoding Hsp20 family protein: MTNFSSPLLVGFETIEKSLERVAKSGEGYPPYNIERIRDPDGKTVMRITLAVAGFSADDLEVSTEESQLVIRGKRAEADDPGREFLHRGIAARQFQRAFVLADGMRVIGADLENGLLMIDLERPEPERLVRRIAINDRG, encoded by the coding sequence ATGACCAACTTCTCCAGCCCGCTGCTGGTCGGCTTCGAGACGATCGAGAAATCGCTCGAACGCGTCGCCAAGTCCGGCGAGGGCTATCCGCCCTACAACATCGAGCGCATCCGCGACCCGGACGGCAAGACCGTCATGCGGATCACGCTGGCCGTCGCCGGCTTTTCCGCCGACGATCTCGAGGTCAGCACCGAGGAGAGCCAGCTCGTCATTCGCGGCAAGCGGGCCGAGGCCGACGATCCGGGCCGCGAGTTCCTGCACCGGGGCATCGCCGCGCGCCAGTTCCAGCGCGCCTTCGTGCTCGCCGACGGCATGCGTGTCATCGGCGCCGATCTGGAGAACGGGCTGCTAATGATCGATCTCGAACGGCCAGAGCCCGAGCGCCTGGTCCGAAGGATCGCGATCAACGATCGCGGCTGA
- a CDS encoding MmcB family DNA repair protein has protein sequence MPLVSAATAHPLVDGRQSDRALAVRRGVQIMLTEMGFSHVPEMTLANGRRADLVALGGDGTIMIVEIKSSPEDMLADRKWPDYRGFCDRLCFATLPDVPQALFPADCGFIRADAHGAACLVEPPEHRLAPARRKAMTLRFARFAAERLLVAEWASS, from the coding sequence ATGCCGCTCGTTTCAGCCGCAACGGCGCATCCGCTCGTCGACGGCCGCCAGTCCGACCGCGCGCTCGCCGTGCGCCGGGGCGTTCAGATCATGCTCACGGAGATGGGCTTTTCGCACGTGCCCGAGATGACGCTCGCCAACGGCCGCCGGGCCGATCTGGTGGCGCTGGGCGGCGACGGGACGATCATGATCGTCGAGATCAAGTCCTCGCCCGAGGACATGCTCGCCGATCGCAAATGGCCCGACTATCGCGGGTTCTGCGACCGGCTGTGTTTCGCCACGCTGCCCGACGTGCCGCAGGCGCTGTTTCCGGCTGATTGCGGCTTCATCCGCGCCGACGCGCATGGCGCGGCTTGTCTGGTCGAACCGCCCGAGCACAGGCTGGCGCCGGCGCGGCGCAAGGCGATGACGCTCAGATTCGCGCGTTTTGCCGCCGAGCGGCTGCTCGTCGCCGAATGGGCGTCGTCCTGA
- a CDS encoding ribokinase, protein MITIAGSVNLDLVARVERLPGPGETVTGVAYAEAPGGKGANQALAARRAGHAVAMAGAVGDDANAIAALSLLQVAGVDLSGVERLAAVPTGVALILVDDRTGENQIAVVPGANGRAMENGAPEAPGAGAWLLQMEIPDQAIAAALDAAAAAGATRYLNIAPYRASAGELARKADVVIANETEFDALAASLGIEPGRVEDRMAGAANALGVVLVLTLGADGALAVTGEGMVRATAPAIEPVDTVGAGDTFCGYLAAARAEGMAWPDALDLACRAGALACLTQGAQPSIPERAAVDAFTG, encoded by the coding sequence ATGATCACCATCGCCGGATCGGTCAATCTCGACCTCGTCGCCCGCGTCGAGCGGCTGCCTGGTCCCGGCGAGACGGTGACGGGCGTCGCCTATGCGGAGGCGCCCGGAGGCAAGGGCGCCAACCAGGCGCTCGCCGCGCGCCGGGCCGGCCACGCGGTCGCCATGGCCGGCGCGGTCGGCGACGACGCCAACGCCATCGCCGCGCTGTCGCTGCTGCAGGTGGCCGGCGTCGATCTGTCCGGCGTCGAGCGGCTGGCGGCGGTGCCGACCGGCGTCGCGCTGATCCTGGTCGACGACCGGACCGGCGAGAACCAGATCGCCGTGGTGCCGGGCGCCAACGGGCGAGCGATGGAAAACGGCGCGCCCGAAGCGCCGGGCGCCGGCGCCTGGCTCCTGCAGATGGAAATCCCGGACCAGGCGATCGCCGCCGCGCTCGATGCGGCGGCCGCGGCGGGGGCGACACGCTATCTGAACATCGCGCCCTATCGCGCCTCCGCGGGCGAACTCGCCCGCAAGGCGGACGTCGTCATCGCCAACGAGACCGAGTTCGACGCGCTGGCCGCCTCGCTCGGCATCGAGCCGGGCCGTGTCGAAGACCGCATGGCCGGGGCCGCCAACGCGTTGGGCGTCGTTCTGGTTCTGACGCTGGGCGCTGACGGCGCGCTGGCGGTGACGGGCGAGGGGATGGTTCGCGCCACGGCGCCGGCGATCGAACCGGTCGATACGGTCGGCGCGGGCGACACTTTCTGCGGCTATCTGGCCGCCGCCCGGGCCGAGGGCATGGCCTGGCCCGATGCGCTCGATCTGGCCTGCCGCGCCGGCGCGCTCGCCTGCCTGACGCAAGGCGCCCAGCCCTCGATCCCAGAACGCGCCGCCGTCGACGCGTTCACCGGCTGA
- a CDS encoding nucleoside hydrolase, with the protein MTGKRAIIIDTDPGQDDAIALLLALASDELDVLGVTAVAGNVPLALTEKNARKICELAGKPDTRVFAGAERPLMRKLVTAEYVHGKTGLDGPDLPEPTMALEDQFAPDFIIEAIRDRPEGTVTLCPLGPLTNIALALIKAPDIAARIDRIVLMGGGFFEGGNVTPTAEFNIYVDPEAAHTVFTSGVPIVMAPLDVTHKALTTQARIDALRAKRTPVCDAAASLIDFFERFDEDKYGTDGGPLHDPCVIAYLLKPELFTGRDCHVAIETGSELTLGMTVIDWWGVTGKAPNAHVLGDIDAAGFFDLITERLARL; encoded by the coding sequence ATGACCGGAAAACGCGCCATCATCATCGACACCGATCCGGGCCAGGACGATGCGATCGCGCTTTTGCTGGCGCTCGCCAGCGACGAACTGGACGTGCTCGGCGTCACGGCGGTCGCCGGCAACGTGCCTCTGGCGCTGACCGAGAAGAACGCGCGCAAGATCTGCGAACTGGCCGGCAAACCGGACACGCGCGTCTTTGCCGGCGCCGAGCGGCCGCTGATGCGCAAGCTGGTGACGGCCGAATATGTGCACGGCAAGACCGGTCTCGACGGCCCGGACCTGCCCGAGCCGACCATGGCGCTTGAGGACCAGTTCGCACCGGACTTCATCATCGAGGCGATCCGCGACCGCCCGGAGGGAACGGTGACGCTGTGCCCGCTCGGCCCGCTGACCAACATCGCGCTGGCGCTGATCAAGGCGCCCGACATCGCGGCCAGGATCGACCGGATCGTGCTGATGGGCGGCGGCTTCTTCGAGGGCGGCAACGTCACGCCGACGGCCGAATTCAACATCTATGTCGACCCCGAGGCGGCGCACACGGTCTTCACCTCGGGCGTGCCGATCGTCATGGCGCCGCTCGACGTCACCCACAAGGCGCTGACGACGCAGGCGCGCATCGACGCGCTGCGCGCCAAGCGCACGCCGGTGTGCGATGCGGCGGCGTCGCTGATCGACTTCTTCGAGCGGTTCGACGAGGACAAGTACGGCACCGATGGCGGACCGCTGCACGATCCGTGTGTGATCGCTTACCTTCTCAAGCCGGAGCTGTTCACCGGCCGCGACTGCCATGTGGCGATCGAGACCGGCTCGGAGCTGACGCTCGGCATGACGGTGATCGACTGGTGGGGCGTGACCGGCAAGGCGCCGAACGCCCATGTGCTCGGCGATATCGATGCGGCCGGGTTCTTCGATCTGATCACCGAGCGGCTGGCGCGGCTTTAA
- a CDS encoding ABC transporter permease: MLRLAPPLALFVLAVPLACGLFGTILPAFGFLPAIGGTTLTLDPFADLFAQPGIARSAVQSLLIGLVTTAISLAMVAGFVCAWYGTRAFALIQHLVSPLLAVPHAAAAFGFAFMIAPSGYLARLFSPWATGWERPPDALIVNDPMGLALIGGLVIKEVPFLLLITLAALPQVPAMRALNLGQSLGYGRLMGFMFTTWPALYGQIRLAVFAVIAYASANVDVAFILGPTTPATLPVRLVDWMNDPDLSMRFMACAGAVLQVAVTGAALVIWVGLERVVGALAERVCETGRRFRRDGWARTAAGGAMTISALLVFGGLAVLALWSVAGLWQFPDALPDGLSLRAWMRSAPALAEPFATTVIIGLAATLISVAIALACLQRENQTGRTGGSRALALVYLPLVVPQIGFLFGLQLLLVAADADKSWAALIFVHTIFVLPYVFLSLSAPWRAYDRRYEALAMALGAGEARTFWRIRLPMLTRAVLAAGAVGFAVSVGQYLPTLLIGAGRFPTITTEAVALGSGGDRRVIGVYAFLQMLLPLIGFALASLVPALLFRNRRAIRAM, from the coding sequence ATGCTGCGTCTGGCGCCGCCGCTCGCCCTGTTCGTGCTGGCGGTGCCGCTCGCCTGCGGCCTGTTCGGCACGATCCTGCCGGCCTTCGGCTTCCTGCCGGCGATCGGCGGCACGACCCTGACGCTCGATCCGTTCGCCGACCTGTTCGCCCAGCCCGGCATCGCACGCTCGGCCGTCCAGTCCCTGCTGATCGGGCTCGTCACCACGGCGATCTCGCTCGCCATGGTGGCGGGCTTCGTCTGCGCCTGGTACGGCACCCGCGCCTTCGCGCTGATCCAGCATCTGGTCTCGCCGCTGCTGGCCGTGCCGCACGCGGCCGCCGCCTTCGGCTTTGCCTTCATGATCGCCCCGTCGGGCTATCTGGCGCGGCTCTTCTCGCCCTGGGCGACCGGCTGGGAACGGCCGCCCGACGCACTGATCGTCAACGATCCGATGGGCCTGGCGCTGATCGGCGGCCTCGTCATCAAGGAAGTGCCGTTCCTTTTGCTGATCACCCTCGCCGCCCTGCCGCAGGTGCCGGCCATGCGCGCGCTGAACCTTGGCCAGTCGCTCGGCTATGGCCGGCTGATGGGCTTCATGTTCACAACCTGGCCGGCGCTCTACGGCCAGATCCGGCTCGCCGTCTTCGCCGTGATCGCCTACGCCTCGGCCAATGTCGACGTCGCCTTCATCCTCGGCCCGACGACGCCGGCCACGCTGCCGGTACGGCTGGTCGACTGGATGAACGATCCCGACCTTTCCATGCGCTTCATGGCCTGCGCCGGCGCGGTGCTGCAGGTCGCCGTTACGGGCGCGGCGCTTGTGATCTGGGTCGGGCTCGAACGCGTGGTGGGCGCGCTCGCCGAACGGGTCTGCGAGACCGGACGCCGCTTCCGGCGCGACGGCTGGGCGCGCACGGCCGCCGGCGGCGCGATGACCATCTCGGCGTTGCTCGTGTTCGGCGGGCTTGCCGTTCTGGCGCTGTGGTCGGTGGCCGGCCTTTGGCAGTTTCCGGACGCGCTGCCGGACGGGCTCTCGCTGCGCGCCTGGATGCGCAGCGCGCCCGCGCTCGCCGAACCGTTCGCGACGACCGTCATCATCGGGCTGGCGGCGACGCTCATCTCGGTGGCGATCGCGCTCGCCTGCCTGCAGCGCGAGAACCAGACCGGCCGCACCGGCGGCAGCCGGGCGCTGGCGCTCGTCTATCTGCCGCTGGTCGTCCCGCAGATCGGCTTCCTGTTCGGCCTGCAACTGCTGCTGGTCGCCGCCGATGCCGACAAGAGCTGGGCGGCGCTGATCTTCGTGCACACCATCTTCGTGCTGCCTTACGTGTTCCTGTCCCTGTCGGCGCCCTGGCGCGCCTATGACCGGCGCTACGAGGCGCTCGCCATGGCGCTCGGCGCGGGCGAGGCGCGCACCTTCTGGCGTATCCGCCTGCCGATGCTTACGCGCGCCGTGCTCGCCGCCGGTGCGGTCGGCTTTGCCGTCTCCGTCGGCCAGTACCTGCCGACCCTGCTGATCGGCGCCGGCCGCTTTCCGACGATCACCACCGAGGCCGTCGCGCTCGGCTCGGGCGGCGACCGGCGGGTGATCGGCGTCTATGCGTTCCTGCAGATGCTGCTGCCGCTGATCGGCTTTGCCCTCGCCAGCCTCGTGCCGGCCTTGCTTTTCCGCAATCGCCGGGCAATCAGGGCGATGTGA